In one Corallococcus sp. EGB genomic region, the following are encoded:
- a CDS encoding sodium:proton antiporter, with protein MASPALANPSLTLGLSLVAGILAQLLARHLSVPGIVVLLAAGVLLGPEGLGLIQPASLGPALQTVVGFSVSVILFEGAMSLDVRKLRREARSIQRLVTLGAAVTAVGGALAARALMGWDWGVSALFGTLVMVTGPTVITPLLRRVRVSHRVATVLEAEGIFVDAVGAIIAVVALDMALHAEEGPWLLVRALGSRWGVGLAVGGVTGLLITVGLRKASWVPEDMTNVFALALVLGAFQVSNALAPESGVLAAIAAGLVVGNGRVPARREVLAFKEQLTLMLLGMLFILLAADMRLSQVTALGWRGLLTVLTLMLLVRPVAVALSTAGSGLSRNEKAFIAWLGPRGIVAAAVASLFATRLGAQGVEEGQALRALVFLVIGVTVVVQGLSGGFVAGLLGVRRVVPRGYVLLGANALARQVAHALQARDETVLLVDSSDATLTRAQQEGFRVLFGNGLEERTLLRAEPEGRQGFVGLTHNEGVNLLFAERVRALQRTARSYTALHRGHVGVSAETVRSTGGHILFGAERDLDVWVARCEQGAVSRESWHLDAPQVEAILPPATGNLEEALVPLVLERETGTVLFDESTVPMAGDRVDFLVAHGRKDEAHTWLSSHGWRPVAPDVPIPDTAPSLKGQAPSKGP; from the coding sequence ATGGCTTCCCCCGCACTCGCGAACCCCTCCCTGACGCTCGGCCTGTCCCTGGTGGCCGGCATCCTGGCGCAGCTGTTGGCCCGGCACCTGAGCGTGCCTGGCATCGTCGTGCTCCTGGCCGCGGGCGTGCTGCTGGGCCCCGAAGGCCTGGGCCTCATCCAGCCCGCGTCCCTGGGACCCGCGCTCCAGACCGTGGTGGGCTTCTCCGTGTCCGTCATCCTCTTCGAGGGCGCCATGAGCCTCGACGTGCGCAAGCTGCGCCGCGAGGCCCGCTCCATCCAGCGGCTCGTCACCCTGGGCGCGGCCGTCACCGCCGTGGGCGGCGCCCTGGCCGCCCGCGCCCTCATGGGCTGGGACTGGGGGGTATCCGCCCTCTTCGGCACCCTGGTCATGGTGACCGGCCCCACGGTCATCACGCCGCTGCTGCGCCGCGTGCGCGTCTCCCATCGCGTCGCCACCGTGCTGGAGGCCGAGGGCATCTTCGTGGACGCCGTGGGCGCCATCATCGCCGTGGTCGCGCTGGACATGGCGCTGCACGCGGAAGAGGGGCCGTGGCTCCTGGTGCGCGCGCTGGGCTCGCGGTGGGGCGTGGGGCTCGCCGTGGGCGGCGTCACCGGCCTCCTCATCACCGTGGGCCTCCGAAAGGCCTCCTGGGTGCCCGAGGACATGACCAATGTCTTCGCCCTCGCCCTGGTGCTGGGCGCCTTCCAGGTGAGCAACGCGCTCGCGCCAGAGAGCGGCGTGCTGGCCGCCATCGCCGCGGGGCTCGTCGTGGGCAACGGCAGGGTGCCCGCCCGCCGGGAGGTGCTCGCCTTCAAGGAACAGCTCACCCTGATGCTCCTGGGCATGCTCTTCATCCTGCTGGCCGCGGACATGCGGCTGTCCCAGGTGACGGCGCTGGGCTGGCGCGGCCTGCTCACCGTGCTCACGCTGATGCTCCTCGTGCGGCCGGTGGCCGTCGCCCTGTCCACCGCTGGCTCCGGACTGTCGCGCAACGAGAAGGCCTTCATCGCGTGGCTGGGCCCGCGCGGCATCGTCGCCGCCGCCGTGGCGTCGCTGTTCGCCACGCGCCTGGGCGCCCAGGGCGTGGAGGAGGGGCAGGCCCTGCGCGCGCTGGTGTTCCTGGTCATCGGCGTCACGGTGGTGGTGCAGGGCCTGTCCGGTGGCTTCGTGGCGGGACTCCTGGGCGTGCGCCGCGTGGTCCCCAGGGGCTACGTCCTCCTGGGCGCGAACGCGCTCGCGCGGCAGGTGGCGCACGCGCTCCAGGCGCGCGACGAAACCGTGCTCCTCGTGGACTCCAGCGACGCCACGCTGACGCGCGCGCAGCAGGAGGGCTTCCGCGTCCTCTTCGGCAACGGGCTGGAGGAGCGCACCCTCCTGCGCGCGGAGCCGGAAGGACGCCAGGGCTTCGTGGGCCTCACCCACAATGAGGGCGTCAACCTCCTCTTCGCGGAGCGCGTGCGCGCCCTCCAGCGCACTGCCCGCAGCTACACCGCCCTGCACCGGGGCCACGTGGGAGTGTCCGCGGAGACGGTGCGTTCCACGGGAGGTCACATCCTCTTCGGCGCGGAGCGGGACCTGGATGTCTGGGTGGCGCGCTGTGAACAGGGCGCCGTGTCCCGCGAGTCCTGGCACCTGGACGCGCCGCAGGTGGAGGCCATCCTGCCCCCCGCCACCGGCAACCTGGAGGAGGCGCTCGTCCCGCTCGTGCTGGAGCGCGAGACCGGCACCGTCCTCTTCGACGAGTCCACCGTTCCCATGGCCGGAGACCGCGTGGACTTCCTCGTGGCGCACGGACGGAAAGATGAAGCCCACACGTGGCTCTCCTCGCATGGCTGGCGTCCCGTGGCGCCAGATGTCCCAATACCAGACACTGCCCCCTCCCTGAAGGGCCAGGCGCCGTCGAAGGGGCCGTAA
- a CDS encoding bifunctional lysylphosphatidylglycerol flippase/synthetase MprF, producing the protein MADPHQDTARDAGDARERVLALLKRHGWNATSFQVLQPGFEYWFSPEGDGCIAYVDTGGAWVAGGGPIAAQERVCDVVEGFHRAARSAGKRVNFFATESRFSRLVPFEELPIGEQPVWDPAKWEAVVKGSRSLREQLRRARSHGVRVREVPAEVMETEGHPLRAAVEVLAEHWLASRRMATMGFLVGLAPGAFARERRAFVAEVEGRVVGFLSVTPVYARDGWFLQDLLREPSAPNGTAETLVDAAMRAAAVNGRRYVTLGMAPLAGPVRPWLRFARKAGRPLFDFEGLRSFKAKFRPDAWVTLYLAHPKDEPAVWAIYDALRAFARGSLVKFGLVTLLRRPRLFVRALTALLVPWTVLLALPMSAHWFPSPWVQHGWVVFDVGLIAGLLLLLRRWRDGLATLLGRLTTADACLTLIQALGFNAARARGPWDWSIILASVLAPATASAMLLRSRDLRVPEP; encoded by the coding sequence ATGGCCGACCCCCACCAGGACACCGCGCGGGACGCGGGCGACGCGCGCGAGCGGGTGCTGGCGTTGCTCAAGCGCCACGGCTGGAACGCGACGTCCTTCCAGGTGCTGCAGCCGGGCTTCGAGTACTGGTTCTCGCCGGAAGGGGATGGGTGCATCGCCTACGTGGACACGGGCGGTGCGTGGGTGGCGGGCGGCGGCCCCATCGCCGCGCAGGAGCGGGTGTGCGACGTGGTGGAGGGCTTCCACCGGGCGGCCCGGAGCGCGGGCAAGCGCGTGAACTTCTTCGCCACGGAGTCGCGCTTCTCACGGCTCGTCCCTTTCGAGGAGCTGCCCATTGGCGAGCAGCCGGTGTGGGACCCGGCGAAGTGGGAGGCGGTGGTGAAGGGCAGCCGAAGCCTGCGCGAGCAGCTGCGCCGCGCGCGCTCCCACGGCGTGCGCGTGCGCGAGGTGCCCGCGGAGGTGATGGAGACGGAGGGCCATCCGCTGCGGGCGGCGGTGGAGGTGTTGGCCGAGCACTGGCTCGCGTCGCGCCGCATGGCGACCATGGGGTTCCTGGTGGGGCTGGCGCCGGGCGCCTTCGCTCGCGAGCGCCGCGCCTTCGTGGCGGAGGTGGAGGGGCGCGTGGTGGGCTTCCTGTCGGTGACGCCGGTGTACGCGCGCGACGGCTGGTTCCTGCAGGACCTCTTGCGGGAGCCCTCCGCGCCCAACGGCACGGCGGAGACGCTGGTGGACGCGGCGATGCGCGCGGCCGCGGTGAACGGGCGCAGGTATGTGACGTTGGGGATGGCGCCGCTCGCGGGGCCGGTGCGGCCGTGGCTGCGGTTCGCGCGCAAGGCCGGGCGCCCGCTGTTCGACTTCGAGGGCCTGCGCTCCTTCAAGGCCAAGTTCCGGCCTGACGCGTGGGTGACGCTCTACCTGGCGCACCCGAAGGACGAGCCGGCGGTGTGGGCCATCTACGACGCGCTCCGGGCCTTCGCGCGGGGGAGCCTGGTGAAGTTCGGGCTGGTCACGCTGCTGCGGCGGCCGCGCCTCTTCGTGCGTGCGTTGACCGCGCTGCTGGTGCCGTGGACGGTGTTGCTCGCGCTGCCCATGAGCGCGCACTGGTTTCCGTCGCCGTGGGTGCAGCACGGCTGGGTGGTGTTCGACGTGGGGCTCATCGCGGGTCTGCTGCTGCTGCTGCGCCGCTGGCGCGACGGCCTGGCCACGCTGCTGGGACGGCTCACCACGGCGGATGCGTGTCTGACATTGATTCAGGCGCTCGGCTTCAACGCCGCACGCGCGCGGGGGCCATGGGACTGGAGCATCATCCTCGCGTCGGTGCTCGCGCCAGCCACCGCGTCCGCGATGCTGCTGCGCTCACGCGACCTGCGCGTGCCGGAGCCCTGA
- a CDS encoding DUF4041 domain-containing protein: MLLLSLLLLFIASTTLAVVLTKRRAEAQALREALAQKERVEREVATLQAQKRELEKYQGVVDAEAEARAIRDRAVAEAEAIRGKALAEAETVRNNAAGAAAGVHSSAALEAAELRRRSESVLAGATLEASRIVESANKRAQEVAGEAFAAIQHAKHLEQTATAMRNIIEGYGDRYLVPTQGILDELAEHFGFTEAGARLKSARERMRELIRTGKAASCDYVETNRRTTAIEFVLDAFNGKVDSILAGVRHDNFGTLEQKVKDAFSVVNNNGQAFRNARIAPDYLAVRMEELKWAVVANELKLKEREEQRLIKERIREEEKAQREFEKAQRDAEKEEELLRKAMEEARREFEKAGDEQKSKYEEQLAQLAQKLQEAEEKNKRAISMAQQTKTGHVYVISNVGSFGENVFKVGLTRRLEPLDRIRELGDASVPFEFDVHALIHSEDAPTLERELHKRFVREQVNKVNPRKEFFRLTLQTIRQVVDGMGLQAQWTMTAEAREFRETQAVERAMQSQSFQEGAWLQQQLAKHEAAQIEVARKEAVA; this comes from the coding sequence GTGCTCCTGCTCAGCCTGCTTCTCCTCTTCATTGCCTCGACGACCCTGGCTGTCGTCCTCACGAAGCGGCGCGCGGAGGCACAGGCGCTCCGTGAAGCGCTCGCCCAGAAGGAACGCGTTGAGCGCGAAGTCGCCACGCTTCAGGCCCAGAAACGGGAGCTTGAGAAGTACCAGGGCGTCGTGGACGCGGAGGCTGAAGCCCGGGCCATACGCGACCGTGCGGTCGCGGAAGCAGAGGCGATCCGCGGCAAGGCGTTGGCGGAGGCAGAGACCGTCCGAAACAACGCGGCTGGCGCGGCCGCGGGCGTGCACAGCAGCGCCGCCTTGGAGGCCGCTGAACTCCGAAGACGCTCCGAGTCGGTGCTCGCAGGGGCGACCCTCGAGGCGAGCCGCATCGTCGAGTCAGCGAACAAACGTGCACAGGAAGTGGCGGGTGAGGCCTTCGCGGCGATTCAGCACGCGAAGCACCTGGAGCAGACCGCCACGGCGATGCGCAACATCATCGAAGGTTATGGGGACCGCTACCTCGTGCCCACTCAGGGGATCCTTGATGAGCTCGCGGAGCACTTTGGCTTCACCGAGGCTGGTGCGCGACTGAAGAGCGCGCGCGAACGGATGCGCGAGCTGATCCGCACCGGCAAGGCCGCGAGCTGCGACTACGTCGAAACAAACCGCCGCACCACGGCCATCGAGTTCGTCCTCGACGCCTTCAACGGCAAGGTGGATTCCATCCTCGCGGGCGTCCGTCACGACAACTTCGGGACGCTGGAGCAGAAGGTGAAGGATGCCTTCAGCGTGGTGAACAACAACGGGCAGGCCTTCCGGAACGCCCGCATCGCTCCGGACTACCTCGCTGTCCGGATGGAAGAGCTCAAATGGGCCGTGGTGGCCAACGAACTGAAGCTCAAGGAGCGGGAGGAGCAGCGGCTCATCAAGGAACGCATCCGCGAGGAGGAGAAGGCCCAGCGCGAGTTCGAGAAGGCCCAGCGCGACGCGGAGAAGGAGGAGGAGCTGCTGCGCAAGGCCATGGAGGAGGCCCGGCGTGAGTTCGAGAAGGCGGGCGACGAGCAGAAGTCGAAGTACGAGGAGCAGCTCGCGCAGCTCGCCCAGAAACTCCAGGAGGCGGAAGAGAAGAACAAGCGGGCCATCTCCATGGCGCAGCAGACCAAGACGGGCCACGTCTACGTCATCTCCAACGTGGGCTCCTTCGGCGAGAACGTCTTCAAGGTCGGCCTCACGCGCCGCCTGGAGCCGCTCGACCGCATCCGGGAGCTGGGCGATGCCAGCGTGCCGTTTGAGTTCGACGTGCATGCCCTCATCCACAGCGAGGATGCGCCCACCTTGGAGCGCGAGCTGCACAAGCGCTTCGTCCGGGAGCAGGTGAACAAGGTCAACCCGCGCAAGGAGTTCTTCCGGCTGACACTCCAGACCATCCGACAGGTGGTGGATGGGATGGGCCTCCAGGCTCAGTGGACGATGACCGCCGAGGCCCGGGAGTTCCGCGAGACGCAGGCGGTCGAGCGCGCCATGCAGAGCCAGTCGTTCCAGGAAGGCGCATGGCTCCAGCAGCAACTCGCGAAACATGAGGCTGCCCAGATCGAGGTTGCTCGGAAAGAGGCAGTGGCCTGA